The Lolium perenne isolate Kyuss_39 chromosome 6, Kyuss_2.0, whole genome shotgun sequence genome segment ATCTCTTGTGCTGGCCCATTCCAAATTATAGTAGGGGAGGCTAGAATGCTAGGTGATATATGAAGCTAAATCATATGCATGTCCCCATCACCAGGAACAAATGCTCAGCGTGCTTCAGGCAGTACAACAAGATGGAGCACCTGGTGGAGCACATGAAGGTGTCGTACCACTCCGTCCATGAGCCCAAGTGCGGCGCGTGTCGGAAGCACTGCCGCTCCTTCGAGTCGCTCAGGGAGCACCTCATCGGTAAGCACTGCAACTTAAACGCTGCACAGATCGATGGCACCAAAGGACAACTCTGATGATCTCTCTCTTTTGGCAATGAAGGGCCGTTGCCCAAGGTGGAGTGTGCGCGCGTCTTCAGCGTCCGCGGCTGCAGCATCTGCCTCAACATCTTCGACAGCCAGACCGCCGCCAGATATCACCGCTCCGCCTGCCAGTACTCCCGTGCTGCTCCGGTAGTGCTTCCCGCTCCGTTCAATCAACTTCTTCTTAACTGAATGAATGCTAGAGCTCCAGGACAGTAAAGTGCCGAGCGACAAACTAAGGTTCTGATGTTTCTTTTCTCGTGTGGCCTTGTATCTCAGATGCCGAAGAGCGGCGCAGGTGGACGTGCGGTTGCCATGGCCTGCAAGATGGTCGGAGGAGGAAGCGACGGATCGGTAGACCTCTGTGCGAGAGTGTGCCTTATTGGAGATGATGAGACCGTTATCTTCCAGACCTATGTGAAGCCTATGGCGCCTGTCACTAACTACAGGTAGTTGACTCTAACTACCTTGGACTGGATTCTGCTTAGCTACTGGTCTTTGTCAATGGCATTTAAAATTGATGATAAAGCTACTGGTTTGGTTTTTTTTCCTTCTCTTGATGGATCATCAAAACACGGATGCTAATAGCAACCGGTCTAGCAGAAAACATATTGCTTGGACTAGGCAAGAAATGAAAGACATGAATTGACTGTTTTCTGGAAAAAAAATGATTCATTTGTTCAGGTATGAAGTCACAGGAATAAGGCCAGAGTATCTGAGGGATGCCATGCCACTGAAGCTTGTGCAGAGGAGGATACAGGACATCCTCTGCAACGGAGAGCCACTGTGGAAGATACGGCCGAGGAGCTACGGAAGGGCAAGGATCCTTGTTGGCCATGGCGTGGAACAGGACCTTGAGCGCCTAGGGCTGGATTACCCCACATTCATGATCAGGTATATATCTTAGCTTTATGAGCATGGTTCAGGAGCTACAGTGGCTTCTACTATCTTCTTGACACAATTTATCTCTGGGTATGCAGGGACACTGCAAAGTACCCACCACTGATGAAAACCAGCAAGCTGAGCAACACCCTCAAGTACCTTACACAAGCATATCTTGGGTATGTAACTTGCTACCTGGGCTACACCATCTCTCTGCAACCTTTGGTCTTCTGCAAAATGCTGAAGAATTGTCCACCTATCCCATTGGCAGGTATGATGTCCACACTGGCATTCAAGATCCATACGAGGACTGCGTAGCAGCAATGAGGCTATATATCAGGATGAGAACacaagctcacccgagagattaCGCCTCCGGTTCAGGGGAGGTGCAGAATAACTACCCGGCCTGGAGGCAGAGAGAGCTGGAGAGGATGAGCCCAGAAGAACTCATGGCACTTTCAGCATCAGACTACTACTGCTGGTGCCTGGACCCTTAAATTGATGAGCTAAAGAGAACAAGGCAGGACCGACTGACGTTGGTTTTGTCATACTCCATCCATAGTAATAATGATTACGTATGTCTAATTATCTTTGGGCTTATGTATGGCTGGGTTGAGTATAGCATCGGTGATTTAGAGTGGTACGATTCATATTTAACAGCAATGATATATATATGGCAAGAGGATTTCCACTTTGATTTATGTATCTGGAGAATGACAAAATCAGAGCAATAACTATACACAGAGACAGAGGCAGATAAACAGGCCTATAACATCACACATATAATGAATGTACATTTTGTACAGATTGTCAGACTATCTCAGCGCTAAGGATACATCGTACCTGTGCGAATCAGTCTCTTGAAATGCGTTACATTTGAGTCATTTAACTTTGGGAACTGTTTTAGCATCTGCCTGTTGGTTTAGCCGCTTGACGTCCTTCTCCTTGGACTGACTCCTGTTTAGCTTGATGAACTCCAGACATTGCCGAATTATAGTCAGCACAGTGAAATGTGTCGCAAAGTCGTTCTTTATCATAGGAGGGTGGCGAAGATTGGGCCCATTGTTGCTCCAGGTGTAGTTCTCAATGAAGTATACACAGTCTGTTCTGGCCCTGAACGAAACCTCTCTTAGAAGCTCTTCAGCTTGCCGTACTGATCGCATAGCCTTCTTAAAAGTCAATACAATTATCAAATTAAGCCCTGTTTAAAACAGTTGAGGTAACAGTTAGATTCATCCCTGGTTAACAGATGTTCAGTAAAAATTGGTCAGGTGCAAGACTTTCTGTAGACGTgaaacaaacaaaaaacaaaaatctcAATGTTCTTTTCAATACCAAACCTAACATGGCAACTTTGGATTTAAAGTATGTATATAGAATTAAGTATACATCTGTTCCAAATTATAAGACGTTTTGGAGAGAGCAGATTTGGTGCACTCAGGTGCCAGTGCTCCTGATTTTTTTAGTATTTAAAAATAATATTTGTGTGTTTCAAAAAATTATAAATTTTATTTCACAAATACATACACATGTTCTGAATACACGTGTAAATATTTGGTAGAAATTGCGTTGTATTTTGAGCTaagtaaaaataacaaatttgTAGGGATGGAAACTTTAGatttttgtcagaaatttgtctttttcgtatagctcaaaatacaacataTTCTCATCCGAAATTTACACCGCACCTTCGAAATGTTTATATATATGTACGGATTTAATTTCAGATGTTTTGGAATTACAGAAATATGTTTTTTAaatactggtgctcatgtgccaaaGAGACTTTTCGGTTTTGGAGGCCATTTTAGAGTACCAAAACATCTTATAATTTGGGACAGAGGTAATAGCATTTAGCAGAGCCTTGGTGTTCATAGATTAGTAAAAGGTGTATCATTAAATAGTCAGTCTTCTGATCACCACCAAAGTTCATATCTAAAATCGTCATGATACATACAAGAAAAGGCaaaaaaaataatccaaaaactcTGATAAAAGAAAGCAACCCATGACAAACAATTTTATGGCATCATCAGATAGAGGATACTACTCCTATGTTATATATCTTGCAGGTTAACAATAGCCGTATCATGTCAGATTCTTGATAAAAAAAGGTACCATGTCATGGGAAATTAATGATGTTTCTTCATATATGTAGTAACAATTAAATGGTGTTATGTTGCTCAGTTTTTTCTATCCAGCTTTGATCATCTCTTAGTTTTAACAACTCGAAGTTTTTTTTTATCCAGAGACGTATGCCATTCATATCAATGTTGTGAATCCAGCTTTGATCGTCTCTTAGCCTTAACAACTCGAAAAAAAAAACTCCAGAGATGTATCTCATTCATGTCCATGTTTTCATTAAAAATTTAGCAGTACATAGCATAAAAATATACTGGGGGAGGGGGGTCAGTTGGATTGGAAATTTGTCATTTCttgtggagaaacagcaggaaaaACCTATCACCTAGCGTTCTGTCATTTGGATCTATGGACTGAATACTGCTATTTTATAGGTTGGGCTGCAGGGTGGTTTCACGGCCCAATATACAAATAGTGCGAGAAACAGGCCACACGAGAAGATCTTAGCAGAAGCCGACTGACCTTTGGCCCTGACGGCggcggagatctccggcaggcgcTTGACGGCCGCGTTCCGCTCCTTGCTGGGCGCGTCGCagcgcagcaccagcaccacgcaCTCCGGGCTCCCTTCGCCGATGGCCGCGGTGATGTCGTCCCTCGTCAGCCTGGCGGCCTCGGGGAGCGGCGGCGCGTCCAGCagctccaccgccgcctcctccgcgccCATCTCGCCGTCCGTCCCGCCGACCACCGCCTTGACCCTCAGCCGCTTCCTGGTGCCGTCGGACCCGCCGCCCGGCGGCGACGCCTCCGCGCGCAGCAGCAGCGGGCCCTCCTCGCCCGCGAGCGCGCGGCACGCCGTGTTCACCAGCGAGCTCTTCCCGTGGGCCCGGAACCCGGTGATCAGCACGGACGGCGCCGGGGCGTCGTGGTCGTCGGCGCTGTCGTCGTTGCCGTCCTCGTCGCTGGGGGCGAGGGCGGAGACGGCGTCGCGGATGTCCCGGCGCAGGGAGGATACGGCGTCATCCCGCAGGAGGCGCGTCGCCGCAACGATCgccaatgcgccggcggccgccgTGGCGGCGACCTTGAGGAGGAGGGGCAGCCGCTGTGCGGGCATTCGGCGGGAGAAGTGGGAGGCGAGGGGCCTCTTCACTATAAGAGAATTTTACGAGGGGCTGTGTTTGGTAGAAACCATGCATCTGTTTTACGATCAGCGCTACAGTGTTCCATAAACGGCACACATGGTATGTAGCTTTGCCTCTTTGGGCAAGGTttcgaagaataaaagtttctccTTCGTGAAGCATTAAAGCAGCATCACGAGCAAGATTGGAGCACAAGCTATGGTCTTTAGGGTCATGTGTACATGATTAGAGTAGACACTAAGTACAGGTTAAGACCATCTCTGAGCTGAGCAGATGCTGATAATGGAAAAACCACATTGCCAATAATGCAGGACGGCTGCTAATCTTGGTTTAAGATAGAATAACAATTGATCGCAATGCAGTTTTGTCCACAATGCTTATAGTGGAGCAATGAGCATATATCACTGAATTCGTACTGAGTTTAGCATCGCACTATTAATTGGTACGAGGAGGAGACACAGGAGTGAAGGATGGATTTCCCTCGGTGGGTTCTTTGCTTTGCTTCTTTTCCCCGAGATCTTCCGCAGCATTTAGCCCAGCTAAAGACACGAAAAGGATCAAATGTGGTGGGTACTGCTTCTCCTTTCCACGGCTCCACTGCTCGTTTACTTCGTTTGTAGATGCACGGATACACTCTTGGTTCCCCTGCTCTTCTACATGTGTGCTTGAGGTGCTCTACCGCTAGGAAGAAGCGGCTGCTGGAAATCCTTTGCTCACAAGCAAAAATTATACCagactccctccatcccaaattCCCGATGTATATCGCGACATTGATTTTCGTGCCTTACAAGTTTGACCACTAATTTGATCAGTGATAGTAGTACATATAATACTAGCactatgcccgcgcgttgctgcgaagCAGAAAAAACAATTATTAACTTATAAAAATAGAAAACAATGCATCTGCAATATGCTCTCGCATGGTTAACACACCTTGTAATAAAAAAAACTACCATTTTTTGTTCAAACTGGATATGGTTGTCGGAAAATTTTCATTAATCTTCTCCTTCCTATAGGTGGGTTGAGGGCTTGATACCTGATTAATAAGCTAGAAACACGATAAGAGCAACTCCAAACGAGGTACCAAATCTCTCAGTCGTCAAGTTATCAAGTGAGTCCCAAGCACCAGATGTCACTCACTTATTTTACGTTTACTCCAACCATCGTACCAAAATCCCACTGTTCTGCACAACATGTCTGCAACAGAATTTCGCGACAAAACAACAATCAACATGCACACAAATATTCTGAAAAATGGATATTCAATGGTCTATAAAGTTCGACTTCAGTATGACCATTA includes the following:
- the LOC127306473 gene encoding RNA exonuclease 4, translated to MDIRRESAETLRNKCSACFRQYNKMEHLVEHMKVSYHSVHEPKCGACRKHCRSFESLREHLIGPLPKVECARVFSVRGCSICLNIFDSQTAARYHRSACQYSRAAPMPKSGAGGRAVAMACKMVGGGSDGSVDLCARVCLIGDDETVIFQTYVKPMAPVTNYRYEVTGIRPEYLRDAMPLKLVQRRIQDILCNGEPLWKIRPRSYGRARILVGHGVEQDLERLGLDYPTFMIRDTAKYPPLMKTSKLSNTLKYLTQAYLGYDVHTGIQDPYEDCVAAMRLYIRMRTQAHPRDYASGSGEVQNNYPAWRQRELERMSPEELMALSASDYYCWCLDP
- the LOC127306474 gene encoding uncharacterized protein; this encodes MPAQRLPLLLKVAATAAAGALAIVAATRLLRDDAVSSLRRDIRDAVSALAPSDEDGNDDSADDHDAPAPSVLITGFRAHGKSSLVNTACRALAGEEGPLLLRAEASPPGGGSDGTRKRLRVKAVVGGTDGEMGAEEAAVELLDAPPLPEAARLTRDDITAAIGEGSPECVVLVLRCDAPSKERNAAVKRLPEISAAVRAKGLNLIIVLTFKKAMRSVRQAEELLREVSFRARTDCVYFIENYTWSNNGPNLRHPPMIKNDFATHFTVLTIIRQCLEFIKLNRSQSKEKDVKRLNQQADAKTVPKVK